In one Juglans regia cultivar Chandler chromosome 11, Walnut 2.0, whole genome shotgun sequence genomic region, the following are encoded:
- the LOC108984815 gene encoding 2-hydroxy-6-oxo-2,4-heptadienoate hydrolase-like codes for MSRCFSFTESRNWCYRSTFLKSGLRSTVTDLEDGTIMHCWVPNIRKESKPNLLLIHGLGANALWQWADVIPHVIAYYNIYVPDLVFFGDSVTNRPDRTESFQAQCVMRVMEANSVRRLSLVGLSYGGFVGYSMAAQFKEVVERVVLCSAGVCMEEKDLREGVFSVSDLEEAARILVPQTPERLRELVYYTFFRPPPVGLLPSCLLTDFIDAMCTEYAEEKRELIRNIPKGRKLSDLPKISQPTLIIWGEHDQVFRLELAYRLKRHLGDNAQLEVIKNAGHAFNVEKPKEYYKLLKSFLVDSLPPPPSNLPAKQIKPTTILNI; via the exons ATGTCTAGGTGTTTCAGCTTCACCGAATCCAGGAACTGGTGCTACCGATCCACTTTCCTCAAATCGGGGCTCCGATCCACCGTGACGGACCTCGAAGATGGCACCATCATGCACTGTTGGGTCCCCAACATCCGGAAAGAGAGTAAGCCCAACCTTCTCCTGATCCACGGCCTCGGAGCCAACGCATTGTGGCAGTGGGCCGACGTCATCCCTCACGTCATCGCTTACTACAACATCTACGTCCCCGACCTCGTCTTCTTCGGCGACTCGGTCACGAACCGGCCGGACCGGACGGAGTCGTTCCAGGCGCAGTGTGTGATGCGGGTGATGGAGGCCAACTCGGTGCGAAGACTGAGCCTGGTGGGCCTGAGCTACGGCGGGTTCGTCGGTTACAGTATGGCGGCGCAGTTCAAGGAAGTGGTGGAGAGGGTGGTGCTGTGCTCCGCCGGGGTGTGCATGGAGGAGAAGGACCTGAGGGAAGGGGTTTTTAGCGTCTCGGACTTGGAGGAGGCGGCCAGGATTTTGGTGCCGCAGACACCCGAAAGGCTTAGGGAGTTGGTGTACTACACATTTTTTAGGCCTCCGCCGGTGGGATTGCTGCCCTCTTGCCTGCTCACCGATTTCATCGAC GCAATGTGCACGGAATACGCGGAGGAGAAGAGAGAGCTGATTCGAAATATTCCCAAAGGCCGGAAACTTTCAGATCTTCCCAAGATTTCTCAG CCCACATTGATAATCTGGGGAGAGCATGATCAAGTATTTCGACTGGAACTTGCTTACAGATTGAAAAG GCACCTGGGGGATAATGCTCAGCTAGAAGTCATCAAGAATGCAGGGCATGCCTTCAATGTCGAGAAACCCAAGGAGTATTACAAGCTCTTGAAATCTTTTCTGGTAGATTCGCTGCCTCCTCCTCCATCGAACCTACCTGCCAAGCAGATCAAACCCACTACTATCTTGAACATATAA
- the LOC108984812 gene encoding nodulin-26-like, producing MSDSLSIIVEPSPKVGLSVWHSPMEEAKGSRLRESAIRADTSLSVFQKIVAEILGSFILIFAGCEAALVDKIQTLTTVGIAAVWGLTLMALIYALAHVSGAHFNPAVTIAFAAASKFSWKHGPMYVLSQVLGAALASLTLRVLFHGQDNTRAATTQYSNSTTDLEAIAWEFIISFILMFNICGVASDHRAVR from the exons ATGTCTGATTCACTTTCGATTATAGTTGAGCCCTCCCCAAAAGTTGGGCTGTCGGTTTGGCACTCTCCTATGGAAGAAGCAAAAGGTAGTCGCTTGCGAGAATCTGCCATTAGGGCTGACACATCTCTATCCGTGTTCCAAAAG ATCGTTGCAGAGATCTTGGGTTCGTTCATTCTCATATTTGCAGGCTGCGAGGCTGCTCTTGTCGACAAAATACAAACGCTCACGACTGTGGGTATAGCAGCTGTGTGGGGTTTAACTCTAATGGCCCTTATATATGCACTTGCACACGTCTCTGGTGCTCATTTTAATCCTGCAGTTACCATTGCCTTTGCTGCTGCCTCTAAATTTTCATGGAAACAT GGTCCAATGTATGTCTTGTCTCAAGTGTTGGGTGCAGCACTTGCAAGTCTAACCCTCAGAGTATTGTTTCATGGCCAAGACAATACTCGTGCAGCAACGACTCAGTACTCGAATTCAACTACAGACCTGGAAGCCATCGCATGGgaattcataatttcatttattcTAATGTTCAACATCTGTGGCGTTGCTTCTGATCACAGAGCAGTACGATGA
- the LOC108984813 gene encoding 5'-adenylylsulfate reductase-like 4 gives MGGLGTGIVVALLLWVRFTCAAEPSRASSSSTLCPVESASDSILGFRLWNCPLHGDSGSPGLVAVTVGDEVSLQRALNMVHTKGHQYVAVLFYASWCPFSRTFWPSFSILSSLYPSIPHFAIEESTVRPSILSKYGVHGFPTLFLLNSTMRVRYLGSRTLSSLAAFYGDVTGIKTASLDQISIENIGCLSNHEKHDNTEQESCPFSWARSPEKLLRQETYLALATTFVLLRLLYFSFPTVLLCARYAWRRHIRNVRLGGLWEHPLAYLRRAIQLFNSLNEPCKRSNLQEGAMNARAWASKSLATVSIGDAGNSRGLPGGECH, from the exons ATGGGGGGTTTGGGAACGGGGATCGTCGTGGCGTTGCTGCTTTGGGTGAGGTTTACTTGCGCTGCCGAACCGTCGAGGGCTTCGTCTTCGAGCACCCTTTGTCCCGTGGAGTCCGCTTCCGATTCGATCTTAGGGTTCCGGCTTTGGAATTGTCCTTTACACGGTGATTCTGGATCCCCTGGTCTTGTTGCAGTTACCGTG GGAGATGAGGTTTCACTTCAAAGGGCATTAAATATGGTTCACACAAAGGGTCATCAATACGTGGCTGTGCTCTTCTATGCATCTTGGTGCCCGTTCTCCAGGACTTTCTGGCCAAGCTTTTCCATCCTGTCTTCTTTGTATCCCTCCATCCCTCATTTTGCAATTGAAGAATCAACTGTCAGGCCTAG CATACTTTCAAAGTATGGAGTTCATGGGTTTCCTACCCTTTTCCTTTTGAACTCCACAATGCGTGTCCGCTATCTTGGCTCCCGGACCCTCAGTTCTCTTGCTGCTTTCTACGGCGATGTGACTG GCATTAAGACTGCATCCTTGGATCAAATATCCATAGAAAATATTGGATGTCTGTCAAATCATGAGAAGCACGATAACACCGAGCAGGAAAGCTGTCCATTCTCGTGGGCAAGATCACCAGAGAAATTGCTTCGGCAGGAGACATATTTGGCTTTGGCCACCACATTTGTGCTTCTGAGATTGCTATATTTCTCTTTTCCTACTGTACTTCTTTGTGCTCGGTATGCTTGGAGAAGGCACATTCGAAATGTAAGATTAGGGGGTTTGTGGGAGCATCCTCTGGCCTATCTGAGGCGAGCAATACAGTTATTCAATTCTCTAAACGAGCCTTGCAAGAGAAGCAATTTACAGGAAGGGGCAATGAATGCCAGGGCCTGGGCTTCCAAGTCCCTAGCCACAGTCTCTATTGGGGATGCAGGTAACAGCCGGGGTTTGCCTGGAGGTGAATGTCACTGA
- the LOC108984810 gene encoding uncharacterized protein LOC108984810, with protein sequence MYCGEAFEWTPSFVLASKLKVLKADLKIWNKEAFGNVERQKKVIWDELQSLEADGDSEGSLSRKNEVKIELGRVLLREEISWRQKLRVLWLEEGDKCTSFFHKIANSHRRNNAIEILRTGNNLLSSPAEIQEHVVQFFSSLLSETEAWRPKIDGLNFAVVDEFLASWLERPFEELEPCGFFVSSRGLKQGDPLSPFLFDIVMKAVGEQIQVLRAVLLCFQAISELKVNLSKSELVPVGEVHDIHHLAEFPGAFPVVFRLANNKQALVSELMSFSNGVVLWDISFSISAQYLEVEQEISRISESSTPSL encoded by the exons ATGTATTGTGGAGAAGCT TTTGAGTGGACTcctagttttgttttggctaGTAAACTCAAAGTTTTAAAAGCTGATTTGAAGATATGGAATAAGGAGGCTTTTGGGAATGTTGAGCGGCAGAAAAAAGTCATTTGGGATGAGCTTCAATCCTTGGAAGCTGATGGGGATAGTGAGGGGAGTTTGTCTAGGAAGaatgaagtaaaaatagaacttgGGAGAGTTCTTTTGAGGGAAGAAATATCATGGAGGCAAAAGTTGAGAGTTCTTTGGCTTGAAGAGGGAGATAAGTGTACTAGCTTCTTTCATAAAATAGCTAATTCTCATAGAcgtaacaatgctattgagatATTAAGAACTGGAAATAATCTGCTATCCTCACCTGCCGAGATCCAAGAGCATGTTGTGCAGTTTTTTAGTTCTCTCCTAAGTGAGACGGAAGCTTGGAGACCTAAGATTGATGGATTGAACTTTGCAGTGGTAGATGAATTTTTAGCAAGTTGGCTTGAAAGGCCTTTTGAAGAGCTTGAG CCTTGTGGGTTTTTTGTAAGTTCAAGAGGTTTGAAGCAGGGGGATCCCTTATCTCCCTTCCTATTTGATATTGTTATGAAG GCTGTTGGGGAACAAATTCAAGTTTTGAGGGCTGTCCTGTTGTGTTTTCAAGCCATATCCGAACTAAAAGTGAACTTGAGTAAATCAGAGTTGGTACCGGTGGGAGAAGTTCATGACATTCATCACTTGGCAGAATTTCCGGG AGCCTTTCCGGTTGTCTTCAGATTGGCAAATAATAAGCAAGCTTTAGTTTCAGAGTTGATGAGTTTTTCCAATGGAGTGGTGCTTTGGGATATAAGTTTCTCCATATCTGCCCAGTATTTGGAAGTAGAGCAG GAAATAAGCAGGATTAGTGAATCATCTACTCCTTCATTGTGA
- the LOC108984820 gene encoding probable protein phosphatase 2C 10 — MDRLCCLTCFNPHLVGVRSSSSSGKGRSHDGVIKYGFSLVKGKANHPMEDYHVAKFMQIKRHELGLFAIYDGHLGDTVPAYLQKNLFSNILKEDEFWVDPQRSIIKAYEKTDQAILSHSSDLGRGGSTAVTAILINGQKLWIANVGDSRAVLSREGQAIQMTIDHEPNTERGSIENKGGFVSNMPGDVPRVNGQLAVSRAFGDKSLKSHLRSDPDVQNATIENTEILILASDGLWKVMANQEAVDIARKIKDPQKAAKQLTTEALKRDSKDDISCVVVRFRGMPVYGQTANRIGVTHS, encoded by the exons ATGGATAGGTTATGTTGTTTAACTTGTTTCAACCCTCAT CTTGTAGGAGTGCGTTCCTCATCTAGCTCTGGTAAAGGAAGAAGCCATGACGGGGTAATAAAGTATGGTTTCAGCCTAGTAAAAGGGAAGGCTAATCATCCGATGGAGGATTATCATGTTGCTAAATTTATGCAGATTAAGAGACATGAATTAGGGCTGTTTGCCATATATGATGGCCATTTGGGAGATACTGTTCCTGCCTACCTACAGAAAAATTTGTTTTCCAACATCCTAAAGGAG GATGAATTTTGGGTTGACCCCCAGAGATCTATCATAAAGGCCTATGAGAAGACAGACCAGGCAATTCTCTCACACAGCTCTGACTTGGGGCGGGGTGGGTCCACAGCTGTAACTGCAATTTTGATAAACGGACAAAAATTATGGATAGCCAATGTTGGAGATTCCCGAGCAGTTCTCTCAAGAGAGGGCCAGGCAATACAGATGACTATAGATCATGAGCCAAACACTGAGCGAGGCAGCATCGAGAACAAAGGCGGTTTTGTCTCAAACATGCCAG GAGACGTCCCTAGAGTCAATGGACAGCTAGCAGTTTCTCGTGCTTTTGGAGACAAGAGCCTTAAATCACATTTGCGATCTGACCCAGACGTACAAAATGCCACTATAGAAAATACTGAGATTCTAATCCTTGCTAGCGACGGTCTTTGGAAG GTAATGGCCAATCAAGAAGCAGTTGACATTGCAAGAAAGATCAAGGATCCACAGAAGGCAGCTAAACAATTAACAACTGAAGCATTGAAAAGAGACAGTAAAGATGATATTTCTTGTGTTGTTGTTAGATTTAGAGG GATGCCAGTTTATGGTCAGACCGCCAACAGGATTGGGGTAACGCATTCTTAA
- the LOC108984816 gene encoding 14-3-3 protein 7-like isoform X2, giving the protein MVEAMKKVAKLDVELTVEERNLVSVGYKNVIGARRASWRILSSIEQKEEAKGKEHNVKRIKEYRQRVEDELAKICNDILAVIDYHLLPSSSTGESTVFYYKMKGDYYRYLAEFKAGEGRKEAADQSLKAYEAATSTAASDLPPTHPIRLGLALNFSVFHYEILNSTERACHLAKQAFDEAIAELDSLNEESYKDSTLIMQLLRDNLTLWTSDLPDQGGEQFKVDETPVES; this is encoded by the exons ATGGTTGAAGCAATGAAGAAAGTCGCTAAATTGGATGTGGAATTGACAGTCGAGGAAAGGAACCTGGTGTCTGTTGGGTATAAGAATGTTATTGGGGCAAGGAGGGCATCATGGCGGATATTATCTTCCATTGAACAGAAGGAGGAGGCCAAAGGGAAGGAACACAATGTGAAGAGGATAAAAGAGTACAGGCAGAGAGTTGAAGATGAACTTGCAAAGATCTGCAACGACATATTAGCAGTCATTGATTACCACCTCCTTCCATCTTCCTCAACTGGGGAATCAACTGTTTTTTACTACAAGAT GAAAGGAGACTACTATCGATATTTAGCTGAGTTTAAAGCGGGTGAGGGACGTAAGGAAGCTGCAGATCAGTCACTGAAAGCATATGAG GCTGCTACTAGTACTGCTGCTTCTGATTTGCCTCCAACTCATCCAATCAGACTTGGCCTGGCCCTGAACTTCTCTGTTTTTCACTACGAGATCTTGAACTCCACTGAGAG GGCCTGCCACCTTGCAAAGCAAGCTTTCGATGAGGCTATTGCTGAACTTGATAGTCTTAACGAAGAATCCTACAAGGACAGTACCCTTATTATGCAGCTACTTAGGGACAACCTTACGTTATGGACCTCAGATCTGCCAGATCAGGGAG GCGAACAATTCAAAGTTGATGAAACTCCAGTAGAG AGTTAA
- the LOC108984816 gene encoding 14-3-3 protein 7-like isoform X1 translates to MEKEREQQVYLARLAEQAERYDEMVEAMKKVAKLDVELTVEERNLVSVGYKNVIGARRASWRILSSIEQKEEAKGKEHNVKRIKEYRQRVEDELAKICNDILAVIDYHLLPSSSTGESTVFYYKMKGDYYRYLAEFKAGEGRKEAADQSLKAYEAATSTAASDLPPTHPIRLGLALNFSVFHYEILNSTERACHLAKQAFDEAIAELDSLNEESYKDSTLIMQLLRDNLTLWTSDLPDQGGEQFKVDETPVES, encoded by the exons atggagaaggagagagagcaACAGGTTTACTTGGCGAGACTAGCGGAGCAGGCCGAGAGATACGATG AGATGGTTGAAGCAATGAAGAAAGTCGCTAAATTGGATGTGGAATTGACAGTCGAGGAAAGGAACCTGGTGTCTGTTGGGTATAAGAATGTTATTGGGGCAAGGAGGGCATCATGGCGGATATTATCTTCCATTGAACAGAAGGAGGAGGCCAAAGGGAAGGAACACAATGTGAAGAGGATAAAAGAGTACAGGCAGAGAGTTGAAGATGAACTTGCAAAGATCTGCAACGACATATTAGCAGTCATTGATTACCACCTCCTTCCATCTTCCTCAACTGGGGAATCAACTGTTTTTTACTACAAGAT GAAAGGAGACTACTATCGATATTTAGCTGAGTTTAAAGCGGGTGAGGGACGTAAGGAAGCTGCAGATCAGTCACTGAAAGCATATGAG GCTGCTACTAGTACTGCTGCTTCTGATTTGCCTCCAACTCATCCAATCAGACTTGGCCTGGCCCTGAACTTCTCTGTTTTTCACTACGAGATCTTGAACTCCACTGAGAG GGCCTGCCACCTTGCAAAGCAAGCTTTCGATGAGGCTATTGCTGAACTTGATAGTCTTAACGAAGAATCCTACAAGGACAGTACCCTTATTATGCAGCTACTTAGGGACAACCTTACGTTATGGACCTCAGATCTGCCAGATCAGGGAG GCGAACAATTCAAAGTTGATGAAACTCCAGTAGAG AGTTAA